The genomic window ATACGACGGCCCCGGTCGTCGCATCGTATGCGAGCGCCTGCTGGAGGTGACATGGGAATCGAGGTCGTGGTCGAGGGACTCACCAAATCCTTCGGCAAGCAGAACATCTGGCAGGACGTCACACTCACGCTCCCGGCCGGAGAGGTCAGCGTCATGCTCGGCCCCTCCGGCACCGGAAAGACGGTGTTCCTGAAATCCATCATCGGATTGCTCAAACCGGAGCACGGACGCGTCCTCATCGACGGCGTCGACATGGTGAACAGCCGCGAGCGCGACATCTACGAGACTCGCAAGCTCTTCGGCCTGATGTTCCAGGACGGGGCGCTCTTCGGGTCCATGACCCTCTTCGACAACATCGCCTTCCCGCTGCGCGAGCACACCCGCAGGAAAGAGGCCGAGATCCGCCGCACCGTCATGGAGCGGATGGAGATGGTCGGCCTCGTCGGAGCCGAGGGGAAGCTGCCCGGGGAGATCTCCGGCGGTATGCGCAAGCGTGCGGGGCTCGCCCGCGCCCTCGTCCTCGATCCGCAGATCATCCTCTGCGACGAGCCCGACTCGGGCCTCGACCCGGTCCGCACCGCCTACCTCTCGCAGCTGCTGATCGACCTCAACGCCCAGATCGACGCGACGATGCTGATCGTCACGCACAACCTCGACATCGCCGCGACCGTGCCCGACAACATGGGCATGCTGTTCCGGCGCAGCCTCGTGACGTTCGGGCCGAGGGAGGTCCTCCTCACCAGCGAGGAGCCGGCGGTCGCCCAGTTCCTCAGCGGGCGGCGCGAAGGGCCCATCGGGATGTCCGAGGAGAAGGACGCCGCCACTCTCGCGCTCGAACAGCGCACCGCCGACGGCGCCCCGGCGCCCGGGCCCCGGCCCCTCGTGCCCCAGCTCGAACCCTCCCCGGGACTGCCCGAGCGGCGGGCCGTGCAGCGGCGCCGCGAACGGGTCCTCGGCATGCTCGCCCAACTCCCCGAAGCGGCGCGCTCCGCCATCGTGCAGAGCTACGCCCACGCGGCGGCGCCGGGCCCGCGGGGAGCGGCGTCATGACCGCCCCGCCCTCGCTCCAGCCGGGGACACCGCGGACACCGCGGACACCAGGGACACCGCAGACGCCGGGGCAGCCGGAGACGCCCCGGCCGCCCCGCCCCCCGCTCCGTGTCCTCGCCCCCCTCCGCGAGACCGGGAAGCTCTTCGCGCTCGCCGCCGCCGTCACCCGTGCGATCTTCCGGCGGCCCTTCCAAGTCCGCGAATTCATCGAGCAGTTCTGGTTCATCGCGAGTGTGACGATCCTCCCGGCCGCCCTGGTCTCCATCCCCTTCGGCGCGGTCATCGCACTCCAGGTCGGCTCGCTCACCGAGCAGCTCGGCGCCCAGTCCTTCACCGGCGGGGCCAGCGTCCTCGCCGTCATCCAGCAGGCGAGCCCGCTCATCGTCGCCCTGCTGATCTCGGGCGCGGGCGGCTCCGCCATCTGCGCCGACCTCGGCTCCCGCAAGATCCGCGAGGAGCTCG from Streptomyces sp. FIT100 includes these protein-coding regions:
- a CDS encoding ABC transporter permease, whose protein sequence is MTAPPSLQPGTPRTPRTPGTPQTPGQPETPRPPRPPLRVLAPLRETGKLFALAAAVTRAIFRRPFQVREFIEQFWFIASVTILPAALVSIPFGAVIALQVGSLTEQLGAQSFTGGASVLAVIQQASPLIVALLISGAGGSAICADLGSRKIREELDAMEVMGVSPVQRLVVPRVLATMSVAVLLNGMVSVVGTLGGYFFNVIMQNGTPGAYLASFSALAQLPDLYISEIKALIFGFIAGIVAAHRGLGPRGGPKGVGDAVNQSVVITFLLLFFVNMIITAVYLQIVPPKGG
- a CDS encoding ABC transporter ATP-binding protein translates to MGIEVVVEGLTKSFGKQNIWQDVTLTLPAGEVSVMLGPSGTGKTVFLKSIIGLLKPEHGRVLIDGVDMVNSRERDIYETRKLFGLMFQDGALFGSMTLFDNIAFPLREHTRRKEAEIRRTVMERMEMVGLVGAEGKLPGEISGGMRKRAGLARALVLDPQIILCDEPDSGLDPVRTAYLSQLLIDLNAQIDATMLIVTHNLDIAATVPDNMGMLFRRSLVTFGPREVLLTSEEPAVAQFLSGRREGPIGMSEEKDAATLALEQRTADGAPAPGPRPLVPQLEPSPGLPERRAVQRRRERVLGMLAQLPEAARSAIVQSYAHAAAPGPRGAAS